The following proteins are encoded in a genomic region of Glycine max cultivar Williams 82 chromosome 18, Glycine_max_v4.0, whole genome shotgun sequence:
- the LOC100782209 gene encoding aspartic proteinase-like protein 1, giving the protein MRWRLLLLLLLVTARAMPVPITFSARLVHRFADEMKPVRPPTGYWPDRWSMGYYRMLLTGDILRRKIKVGGARYQLLFPSHGSKTMSLGNDFGWLHYTWIDIGTPSTSFLVALDAGSDLLWIPCDCVQCAPLSSSYYSNLDRDLNEYSPSRSLSSKHLSCSHQLCDKGSNCKSSQQQCPYMVSYLSENTSSSGLLVEDILHLQSGGSLSNSSVQAPVVLGCGMKQSGGYLDGVAPDGLLGLGPGESSVPSFLAKSGLIHDSFSLCFNEDDSGRIFFGDQGPTIQQSTSFLPLDGLYSTYIIGVESCCVGNSCLKMTSFKVQVDSGTSFTFLPGHVYGAIAEEFDQQVNGSRSSFEGSPWEYCYVPSSQELPKVPSLTLTFQQNNSFVVYDPVFVFYGNEGVIGFCLAIQPTEGDMGTIGQNFMTGYRLVFDRGNKKLAWSRSNCQDLSLGKRMPLSPNETSSNPLPTDEQQRTNGHAVAPAVAGRAPHKPSAAPSRMISSCRVHWHCYLFLLLLLVSALY; this is encoded by the exons ATGCGGTGGCGGTTGCTGCTTTTGTTGCTTTTGGTAACGGCTCGCGCAATGCCGGTTCCGATCACGTTTTCCGCCCGCCTCGTTCACCGCTTCGCCGACGAAATGAAACCGGTTCGGCCTCCGACCGGATACTGGCCGGACCGGTGGAGCATGGGCTACTACCGGATGCTTCTCACCGGCGACATTCTCCGGCGCAAGATCAAAGTCGGAGGCGCACGCTACCAGCTACTGTTTCCTTCTCACGGTAGCAAAACGATGTCGCTCGGCAACGACTTCGGctg GTTGCATTACACGTGGATTGATATAGGAACACCGAGCACTTCGTTTCTCGTGGCGTTGGACGCAGGGAGTGATCTCCTTTGGATTCCGTGTGATTGCGTACAGTGTGCTCCATTGTCATCGAGTTACTATTCCAATCTG GATAGAGATCTGAATGAGTATAGTCCGTCTCGGTCCTTATCCAGTAAGCATCTATCTTGCAGTCATCAGTTGTGTGATAAGGGTTCGAATTGTAAAAGTTCACAGCAGCAGTGTCCATACATGGTCAGTTACTTGTCGGAGAACACGTCGAGTTCTGGATTGTTGGTTGAGGACATACTGCATCTTCAGTCAGGCGGCAGTTTATCAAACTCATCTGTTCAGGCTCCAGTTGTTCTTGG GTGTGGTATGAAGCAAAGTGGTGGTTATTTGGATGGGGTTGCTCCAGATGGCCTATTAGGTTTGGGGCCTGGGGAGAGTTCAGTTCCAAGTTTTCTTGCTAAATCAGGATTAATCCACGATTCTTTTTCCTTGTGCTTTAATGAAGATGATTCTGGTAGAATATTTTTTGGGGACCAGGGACCAACCATCCAACAGTCTACTTCATTCTTGCCTTTGGATGGATTATA TTCAACCTACATTATTGGAGTGGAGTCATGTTGTGTTGGGAATTCTTGTCTTAAAATGACAAGTTTTAAAGTGCAGGTTGATAGCGGGACATCATTTACTTTTCTTCCTGGTCATGTGTATGGAGCAATAGCTGAGGAG TTTGATCAACAAGTAAATGGTTCAAGATCTAGCTTTGAAGGATCTCCTTGGGAGTATTGTTATGTTCCCAG TTCGCAAGAGTTGCCAAAGGTTCCCAGCTTAACTCTCACGTTCCAACAGAATAACAGTTTTGTGGTCTATGACCCCGTATTTGTATTCTATGGCAATGAG GGAGTCATTGGATTTTGTTTAGCCATACAGCCAACTGAAGGAGATATGGGAACAATCGGAC AGAACTTCATGACAGGATACCGTTTGGTATTTGATAGGGGAAACAAGAAGCTAGCGTGGTCACGCTCAAATT GTCAGGATCTGAGTCTAGGCAAGAGGATGCCCCTTTCTCCAAATGAGACTTCATCAAACCCATTGCCTACAGATGAGCAACAAAGAACGAACGGGCATGCAGTTGCTCCAGCTGTTGCTGGAAGAGCTCCCCACAAACCTTCGGCTGCTCCATCTCGGATGATTTCATCGTGCCGGGTACATTGGCACTGCTATTTGTTTCTTCTACTTCTACTTGTGTCTGCCCTTTACTGA